A stretch of Equus przewalskii isolate Varuska chromosome 11, EquPr2, whole genome shotgun sequence DNA encodes these proteins:
- the LOC103567027 gene encoding olfactory receptor 9Q2-like — MAGRNYTVVTEFFLIAFTEHPEWGLPLFLVFLSFCLLTLLGNLAMIILIHKDHRLHTPMYFFLSHLSFMDICYSSVIVPQMLAVLLEHGTAISQARCAIQFFLFTFCASLDCYLLAIMAYDRYVAVCRPLLYVTIMTERARLGLVAVAYIAGFSSAFIRTVTAFSLSFCGNNEINFIFCDLPPLLKLSCGDSYTQEVVIIVFAIFVMPACILVILVSYLFIIVSVMQIRAAGGWAKTFSTCASHLTAVALFFGTLIFMYLRDNSGQSSEEDRVVSVLYTVVTPMLNPLIYSLRNKEVKEAVRKALSRSKTSGWP; from the coding sequence ATGGCTGGGAGGAACTACACTGTGGTGACAGAGTTCTTCCTGATTGCATTCACTGAACATCCTGAGTGGGGTCTTCCTCTCTTCTTGGTATTTCTGAGTTTCTGTCTACTCACTCTGCTGGGGAACTTGGCAATGATCATCCTGATCCACAAAGATCACCGGCTCCACACCCcaatgtacttcttcctcagtCACCTTTCCTTCATGGACATCTGCTACTCCTCCGTCATCGTCCCTCAGATGCTGGCTGTGCTGCTGGAACATGGCACAGCCATCTCCCAAGCTCGCTGCGcaattcagtttttcctcttcACATTCTGTGCTTCCCTTGACTGCTACCTCTTGGCAatcatggcctatgaccgctatgtggccgtGTGCCGACCCCTGCTTTATGTCACCATCATGACTGAGAGGGCCCGCTTGGGCTTAGTGGCTGTAGCTTACATTGCCGGTTTTTCCAGTGCCTTTATTCGAACGGTTACAGCTTTCAGTCTCTCCTTTTGTGGAAACAATGAGATCAACTTTATTTTCTGTGACCTTCCTCCTCTGTTAAAACTCAGCTGTGGGGACAGCTACACTCAGGAGGTGGTGATTATTGTGTTTGCCATTTTTGTCATGCCTGCTTGTATACTGGTGATCTTGGTGTCCTACCTGTTTATCATTGTGTCTGTCATGCAGATCCGCGCTGCTGGAGGCTGGGCCAAGACCTTCTCGacctgtgcctcccacctcaCTGCTGTGGCTCTCTTTTTTGGGACCCTTATCTTCATGTATCTGCGAGATAACTCAGGCCAGTCCTCAGAGGAAGACCGAGTAGTGTCGGTGCTGTATACAGTGGTGACGCCAATGCTCAATCCCCTCATATATAGTCTGAGGAATAAGGAGGTAAAAGAGGCTGTTAGGAAAGCCCTGAGCAGGTCAAAAACTTCTGGATGGCCGTAG
- the LOC103567023 gene encoding olfactory receptor 9Q1-like, which produces MAEKNFTLVTEFLLIAFADCPEWALPLFLLFLSIYLITLLGNTGMIILIWVDHCLHTPMYFLLSHLSFMDICYSSVTVPQMMAVLLEHGTVLSYTCCVAQFFLFTFFGSIDCYLLALMACDRYVAVCQPLLYVTIMTQKARLGFMAVVYIAGLFSALVRTVSAFTLSFCGTNEINFIFCDLPPLLKLTCGDSYTQEVVIIVFAIFVIPACMVVILVSYLFIILAIMQISSPGGRAKTFSTCASHLTTVSLFFGTLIFMYLRDDSGRSPQEDQVVAVFYTTMIPMLNPLIYSLRNKEVKEALRKILNRAKLS; this is translated from the coding sequence ATGGCAGAGAAGAACTTCACCTTAGTGACTGAATTCCTCCTTATTGCATTTGCTGACTGTCCTGAATGGGcactccctctcttcctcctatttctttctatctatctcATCACCTTGTTGGGGAACACGGGCATGATTATCCTGATCTGGGTGGATCATTGTCTTCATACTCCAATGTACTTCCTTCTGAGTCACCTCTCTTTCATGGACATCTGCTACTCATCTGTCACTGTGCCTCAGATGATGGCCGTGTTGTTGGAGCATGGGACAGTTTTATCCTACACATGCTGTGTTGCTCAGTTCTTCCTCTTTACCTTCTTTGGCTCCATTGACTGCTACCTTCTGGCCCTCATGGCCTGTGACCGCTATGTAGCTGTGTGCCAACCTCTGCTTTATGTCACCATCATGACGCAGAAGGCCCGTTTGGGTTTTATGGCTGTAGTTTACATTGCTGGTCTCTTCAGTGCCTTGGTGCGGACAGTCTCAgctttcactctctctttctgtggAACCAATGAGATCAACTTCATTTTCTGTGACCTCCCTCCTCTTTTAAAGCTGACCTGTGGGGACAGCTATACCCAGGAAGTGGTAATTATTGTGTTTGCCATTTTTGTGATTCCTGCCTGCATGGTGGTGATCTTGGTGTCCTACCTGTTTATCATCTTGGCCATTATGCAGATCTCCTCACCTGGAGGCAGGGCCAAGACCTTTTCTACGTGTGCCTCCCACCTTACCACTGTGTCACTCTTCTTTGGCACCCTCATCTTCATGTATCTGAGAGATGACTCTGGCCGGTCCCCACAGGAGGATCAGGTGGTGGCTGTGTTCTACACAACAATGATCCCTATGTTGAACCCcctcatctacagcctgaggaacaaggaagtgaaggaggccCTGAGGAAAATTCTCAACAGAGCCAAGTTGTCCTAA